From a region of the Corallococcus coralloides DSM 2259 genome:
- the gyrB gene encoding DNA topoisomerase (ATP-hydrolyzing) subunit B has translation MEKTPATGVAPAAPPAEYGTDAITKLEGLEAVRKRPGMYIGDTMTYGLHKLVYEVVDNSVDEALAGHCTDIDVIIHVDGSLSVQDNGRGIPVGPHPDPKFKGKDTLEVVLTELHAGSKFGNGAYKVSGGLHGVGVTCVNFLSEWFKVRVQRAGKIYEQSYARGVSNGSPQEVGTTDKRGTTIHFKPDSTVMETVDFNFETLSQRLRELAFLNAGLHITIRDERTQKEHDFKFDGGISSFVEYLNKAKEALHDKPVYIKSEREGVSLEIAMQWNDGYDERIFTFANNINTHEGGSHLSGFKAALTRTLNSYAEKGGLWKDLKETPTGEDAREGLSAVISVKLSNPQFEGQTKTKLGNSEVKGLVEQMVNDQLASFLEENPPLAKKVVVKIGDACRARLAARKARETVRRKGVLDGGGLPGKLADCQSRDPHESELYIVEGDSAGGSAKQGRDRRNQAILPLRGKILNVEKARFEKMLTSAEIVTLITALGTGIGAEDYDPEKARYHRIILMTDADVDGSHIRTLLLTFFYRQMRELIDRGFVYIAQPPLYKVTRNKKDSYVKDERALNEYLLRIAAEHCRVKTPAGELGGSDFKALLEKVITYEERLEKQAKRRDARIVDALVQATGLRAETLSDEPAVEAQLVTMREYCQRRMPEVVGRLSTRLEKDAEQQEAQRLVVTTDVNGSMRESVFDHAYLSSPEYLELVALREVFNSLGKAPYRVQVDAGEVTAFSVQEVLAAVRKDAQKGLGLQRYKGLGEMNPEQLWETTMDPTRRTLLQVRVEDMVESDEIFSLLMGEAVEPRREFIERNALDVQNLDI, from the coding sequence ATGGAAAAGACCCCCGCTACCGGTGTCGCGCCGGCCGCGCCGCCCGCCGAGTATGGGACGGACGCCATCACCAAGCTCGAAGGGCTGGAGGCCGTCCGCAAGCGCCCCGGCATGTACATCGGCGACACGATGACCTACGGGCTCCACAAGCTCGTGTACGAGGTCGTCGACAACTCCGTGGACGAGGCCCTGGCCGGCCACTGCACGGACATCGACGTGATCATCCACGTCGACGGCTCGCTCAGCGTCCAGGACAACGGCCGCGGCATCCCCGTGGGCCCGCACCCCGACCCCAAGTTCAAGGGCAAGGACACGCTGGAGGTCGTGCTCACGGAGCTGCACGCCGGCAGCAAGTTCGGCAACGGCGCGTACAAGGTGTCCGGCGGCCTGCACGGCGTGGGCGTCACCTGCGTGAACTTCCTGTCGGAGTGGTTCAAGGTCCGCGTCCAGCGCGCCGGCAAGATCTACGAGCAGTCCTACGCGCGCGGCGTGTCCAACGGTTCGCCCCAGGAAGTGGGCACCACGGACAAGCGCGGCACGACCATCCACTTCAAGCCGGACTCCACGGTGATGGAGACGGTGGACTTCAACTTCGAGACGCTCAGCCAGCGCCTGCGCGAGCTCGCGTTCCTCAACGCGGGCCTGCACATCACCATCCGCGACGAGCGCACCCAGAAGGAGCACGACTTCAAGTTCGACGGCGGCATCTCCTCCTTCGTGGAGTACCTCAACAAGGCGAAGGAAGCGCTGCACGACAAGCCCGTCTACATCAAGTCGGAGCGCGAGGGCGTGTCGCTGGAAATCGCCATGCAGTGGAACGATGGCTACGACGAGCGCATCTTCACCTTCGCCAACAACATCAACACCCACGAGGGTGGCAGCCACCTGTCCGGCTTCAAGGCCGCGCTCACGCGCACGCTCAACAGCTACGCGGAGAAGGGCGGCCTCTGGAAGGACCTGAAGGAGACGCCCACGGGCGAAGACGCGCGTGAAGGCCTCTCCGCGGTCATCTCCGTGAAGCTCTCCAACCCCCAGTTCGAGGGCCAGACGAAGACGAAGCTGGGCAACAGCGAGGTGAAGGGCCTGGTCGAGCAGATGGTGAACGACCAGCTCGCGTCCTTCCTCGAGGAGAACCCGCCGCTCGCCAAGAAGGTCGTGGTGAAGATTGGCGACGCGTGCCGCGCCCGCCTCGCCGCGCGCAAGGCGCGTGAGACGGTGCGCCGCAAGGGCGTGCTGGATGGCGGAGGCCTGCCCGGAAAGCTCGCGGACTGCCAGAGCCGCGACCCGCACGAGAGCGAGCTGTACATCGTGGAGGGTGACTCCGCAGGTGGCTCCGCGAAGCAGGGCCGGGACCGGCGCAACCAGGCCATCCTCCCCTTGCGCGGCAAGATCCTGAACGTGGAGAAGGCGCGCTTCGAGAAGATGCTGACCAGCGCCGAGATCGTCACGCTCATCACCGCGCTGGGCACGGGCATCGGGGCGGAGGACTACGACCCGGAGAAGGCGCGCTACCACCGCATCATCCTGATGACGGACGCGGACGTGGACGGCAGCCACATCCGCACGCTGCTGCTCACGTTCTTCTACCGGCAGATGCGCGAGCTCATCGACCGGGGCTTCGTCTACATCGCGCAGCCGCCGCTCTACAAAGTCACGCGCAACAAGAAGGACAGCTACGTCAAGGACGAGCGCGCCCTCAACGAGTACCTGCTGCGCATCGCCGCGGAGCACTGCCGGGTGAAGACGCCGGCCGGTGAGCTGGGGGGCAGCGACTTCAAGGCGCTCCTGGAGAAGGTCATCACCTACGAGGAGCGGCTGGAGAAGCAGGCCAAGCGCCGCGACGCGCGCATCGTGGACGCGCTGGTGCAGGCCACCGGCCTGCGCGCGGAGACGCTCTCGGACGAGCCGGCGGTGGAGGCGCAGCTCGTCACCATGCGCGAGTACTGCCAGCGGCGCATGCCGGAGGTGGTGGGCCGGCTGTCCACGCGGCTGGAGAAGGACGCGGAGCAGCAGGAGGCCCAGCGGCTGGTGGTGACCACGGACGTGAACGGCTCCATGCGCGAGTCCGTCTTCGACCACGCCTACCTGTCCTCGCCGGAGTACCTGGAGCTCGTCGCCCTGCGCGAGGTCTTCAACTCCCTGGGCAAGGCGCCCTACCGCGTCCAGGTGGACGCGGGCGAGGTGACGGCGTTCTCCGTGCAGGAGGTGCTGGCCGCGGTCCGCAAGGACGCGCAGAAGGGCCTGGGCCTGCAGCGCTACAAGGGTCTGGGCGAGATGAACCCGGAGCAGCTCTGGGAGACGACCATGGACCCCACCCGCCGCACGCTGCTCCAGGTGCGGGTGGAGGACATGGTGGAGAGCGACGAGATCTTCTCCCTGCTCATGGGCGAAGCGGTGGAGCCGCGCCGCGAGTTCATCGAGCGCAACGCGCTGGACGTGCAGAACCTGGACATCTGA
- a CDS encoding GNAT family N-acetyltransferase, translating into MTDAELTSRLHTNLIAFKRLQAERGPLRHLSLPGVDAFALPRYQDAHFQQVLFTDADALAAALPAVADFYRGHGLPRWRVTLTPGQRDAARVLGAAGYRPDFTVVAMGAWLHELPDAAPGVPVEPVEDLNDLVEVNVQTYGAEWRDILSVWQRPPRLPVHTVVAREHGRALSCGLVVDVADTAGVYLVATLPEARGLGLASAVMRGIISEARKRGCTAMVLQSTPAGIRVYRHLGFRDLGPWEHWVPPAR; encoded by the coding sequence ATGACGGATGCCGAACTCACTTCTCGACTACACACCAACCTCATCGCCTTCAAACGACTGCAAGCCGAGCGCGGCCCGCTGCGCCACCTGAGCCTCCCTGGCGTGGACGCGTTCGCGCTGCCCAGATACCAGGACGCGCACTTCCAGCAGGTCCTCTTCACGGACGCGGACGCGCTGGCGGCAGCGCTGCCGGCCGTCGCGGACTTCTACCGGGGGCATGGGCTGCCGCGCTGGCGCGTCACCCTGACGCCGGGGCAGCGGGACGCGGCGCGGGTGCTGGGCGCCGCGGGCTACCGGCCGGACTTCACCGTGGTGGCCATGGGGGCCTGGCTGCATGAGCTGCCGGACGCGGCGCCCGGGGTGCCGGTGGAGCCCGTGGAGGACCTGAACGACCTGGTGGAGGTCAACGTCCAGACCTACGGCGCCGAGTGGCGGGACATCCTCTCCGTGTGGCAGCGGCCGCCCCGCCTGCCGGTGCACACCGTGGTGGCGCGCGAGCACGGCCGGGCGCTGTCCTGCGGGCTGGTGGTGGACGTGGCGGACACGGCGGGCGTGTACCTGGTGGCCACCCTCCCGGAGGCCCGGGGGCTGGGGCTCGCGTCAGCGGTGATGCGGGGCATCATCTCCGAGGCGCGCAAGCGCGGGTGCACCGCGATGGTGCTCCAGTCCACCCCGGCGGGCATCCGCGTGTACCGGCACCTGGGCTTCCGGGACCTCGGTCCCTGGGAGCACTGGGTGCCCCCGGCACGCTGA
- a CDS encoding helix-turn-helix domain-containing protein — MHLGATLRLLRVDAGLSLRDLARRIGVSSAYLSRVENGVDAPPTQERLTAIARELDVPPGLLMDVGNRVSPYVAGYLEDVPAAGTLMLDIARRKLTGAQLARVRAFLDAEFPLREVRGNEPVPPLAPLLSPERVVVQLSCGDYEDALDVAAGRLAAALPGVDGAALAEGLRQREGDAPSQVGNGVAVPHAFVAGAAPVAALVTLARPLKMDAPDGQPLRLVVALVDGHVGRARLMRLAHVARLAGRGLADRLHGLEEPQRVLETLEELEALR; from the coding sequence ATGCACCTGGGAGCCACACTGCGGCTGCTGCGAGTGGATGCCGGATTGTCCCTGCGCGACCTGGCCCGCCGCATCGGCGTGTCCAGCGCGTACCTGAGCCGCGTGGAGAACGGCGTGGACGCGCCGCCCACGCAGGAGCGGCTGACGGCCATTGCCCGGGAGCTGGACGTGCCCCCGGGGCTGCTCATGGACGTGGGCAACCGGGTGAGCCCGTACGTGGCGGGCTACCTGGAGGACGTGCCCGCGGCGGGGACGCTGATGCTGGACATCGCGCGCCGCAAGCTCACCGGCGCGCAGCTGGCGCGCGTGCGGGCCTTCCTGGACGCGGAGTTCCCCCTGCGCGAGGTGCGCGGCAACGAACCCGTGCCCCCGCTGGCGCCGCTGCTGTCCCCGGAGCGGGTGGTGGTGCAGCTCTCCTGCGGGGACTACGAGGACGCGCTCGACGTGGCGGCCGGGCGGCTGGCGGCGGCCCTGCCCGGCGTGGACGGGGCGGCGCTCGCGGAGGGCCTGCGCCAGCGCGAGGGCGATGCCCCGTCCCAGGTGGGCAACGGCGTGGCGGTGCCGCACGCGTTCGTGGCCGGCGCGGCCCCGGTGGCGGCGCTGGTGACGCTGGCCCGGCCCCTGAAGATGGACGCGCCGGACGGCCAGCCCCTGCGGCTGGTGGTGGCGCTGGTGGATGGCCACGTGGGCCGCGCGCGGCTGATGCGGCTGGCGCACGTGGCCCGGCTCGCCGGGCGTGGGCTGGCGGACCGGCTCCACGGCCTGGAGGAGCCCCAGCGGGTGCTGGAGACGCTGGAGGAGCTGGAAGCGCTGCGCTGA
- a CDS encoding cation:proton antiporter — protein MNPHMLAHLLIQLIVIIAVSRLIGRGARWLGQPLVIAEVVAGIALGPSLLGWLAPDAMHWLFPAESMPFLKMLAEVGLVLFMFLIGLELDPKLLKGRGHASVAISHSSIIVPFALGAGAGALWLYKSLSSPDVPFSSFVLFMGVSMSITAFPVLARILTERGLMQSKLGAIAIACAAVDDVTAWCILAFVVSLVRASDLAHAGLTTLFAMLYIAFMLLLVRPFLARLGARVANREGLTQNVVAITLVMLLGSAWTTEYIGIHSLFGAFMFGAVIPKEGGLAAALAEKLEDMAVVLLLPVFFAFSGLRTQMGLLSSPEAWLTCGAIIILACLGKFGGSAVAARLTGLRWREAGAIGILMNTRGLMELIVLNLGLDLGVISPTLFTMMVIMALVTTFMTTPFLRLLYSPEEQARDQLLGAPEPSLPASAYTVLLCVSHGQAGPGMAVLSRALSGERKEANLYALHLLSPERSLKARGEGALDPMAASGGALAPLVGRAETLGLSVRTLSFVSSEPARDICRTAQAKRADLVLLGWHKPLFSQTVLGGTVHEVMQEAGGTVAVLVDRGLAQVRRVLVPFVGSRHDRAALGLARRLVKQAGAEVTVLHVTSPEGSGAGRAQVEELFPADEGASVKLKVVRHASPEEAALEEAKAGYDLVVVGLGAEWGLEDRLFGVQRERIVRDAPASLLLVHHPEAATALAQTPEQARTQGTPPETTQPLGARS, from the coding sequence ATGAATCCCCACATGCTCGCCCACCTGCTGATCCAACTCATCGTCATCATCGCGGTGTCCCGGCTCATTGGCCGGGGCGCTCGCTGGCTGGGGCAGCCCCTGGTCATCGCGGAGGTGGTGGCGGGTATCGCGTTGGGCCCGTCACTCCTGGGCTGGCTGGCGCCGGACGCCATGCACTGGCTGTTCCCGGCGGAGTCCATGCCGTTCCTGAAGATGCTGGCCGAGGTCGGCCTGGTGCTCTTCATGTTCCTCATCGGCCTGGAGCTGGACCCCAAACTGCTGAAGGGGCGGGGGCACGCGTCGGTGGCCATCAGCCACTCCAGCATCATCGTCCCCTTCGCCCTGGGCGCGGGGGCGGGCGCGCTGTGGCTGTACAAGTCGCTGTCCAGCCCGGACGTGCCGTTCTCCTCGTTCGTGCTGTTCATGGGCGTGTCCATGAGCATCACGGCCTTCCCGGTGCTGGCGCGCATCCTCACCGAGCGCGGGCTGATGCAGTCGAAGCTGGGCGCCATCGCCATCGCGTGCGCGGCGGTGGATGACGTGACGGCGTGGTGCATCCTGGCGTTCGTGGTGTCGCTGGTGCGCGCGTCGGACCTGGCGCACGCGGGGCTCACCACGCTGTTCGCGATGCTCTACATCGCCTTCATGCTGCTCTTGGTGAGGCCGTTCCTCGCCCGGCTGGGCGCGCGCGTGGCCAACCGCGAGGGGCTCACCCAGAACGTGGTGGCCATCACCCTGGTGATGCTGCTCGGCTCCGCGTGGACCACCGAGTACATCGGCATCCACTCGCTCTTTGGCGCCTTCATGTTCGGCGCGGTGATTCCCAAGGAGGGTGGGCTGGCGGCGGCGCTGGCGGAGAAGCTGGAGGACATGGCCGTCGTGCTGCTGCTGCCCGTGTTCTTTGCCTTCAGCGGCCTGCGCACGCAGATGGGCCTGCTGTCCTCGCCCGAGGCGTGGCTCACGTGCGGCGCCATCATCATCCTGGCGTGCCTGGGCAAGTTCGGTGGCAGCGCGGTGGCCGCGCGCCTCACGGGCCTGCGGTGGCGGGAGGCGGGCGCCATTGGCATCCTGATGAACACGCGCGGCCTGATGGAGCTCATCGTGCTCAACCTGGGCCTGGACCTGGGCGTCATCTCGCCCACGCTCTTCACGATGATGGTCATCATGGCGCTGGTCACGACCTTCATGACCACGCCGTTCCTGCGCCTGCTGTATTCGCCGGAGGAACAGGCGCGCGACCAGCTGCTGGGCGCGCCGGAGCCGTCGCTGCCCGCGTCCGCGTACACGGTGCTCTTGTGCGTGTCGCACGGGCAGGCCGGCCCGGGCATGGCGGTGCTGTCGCGCGCGCTGTCGGGCGAGCGCAAGGAGGCGAACCTCTACGCGCTGCACCTCCTGTCCCCGGAGCGCTCGCTCAAGGCCCGGGGGGAAGGGGCGCTGGACCCCATGGCCGCGTCCGGCGGCGCGCTGGCGCCCCTGGTGGGCCGCGCGGAGACGCTGGGGCTGTCGGTGCGCACGCTGTCGTTCGTGTCGTCCGAGCCCGCGCGGGACATCTGCCGCACGGCGCAGGCCAAGCGCGCGGACCTGGTGCTCCTGGGCTGGCACAAGCCGCTCTTCAGCCAGACGGTGCTGGGCGGCACGGTGCACGAGGTCATGCAGGAGGCGGGCGGCACGGTGGCGGTGCTGGTGGACCGGGGCCTTGCGCAGGTGCGCCGGGTGCTGGTGCCCTTCGTGGGCAGCCGGCATGACCGCGCGGCGCTGGGCCTGGCGCGGCGGCTGGTGAAGCAGGCCGGCGCGGAGGTGACGGTGCTGCACGTGACCTCGCCCGAAGGCTCGGGCGCGGGCCGCGCGCAGGTGGAGGAGCTGTTCCCCGCGGACGAGGGCGCCTCCGTGAAGCTCAAGGTGGTGCGCCACGCGTCGCCGGAAGAGGCAGCGCTGGAAGAAGCGAAGGCGGGTTACGACCTCGTGGTGGTGGGCCTGGGGGCTGAATGGGGCCTGGAAGACCGGTTGTTCGGCGTGCAGCGCGAGCGAATCGTTCGCGACGCGCCCGCCTCGCTGCTGCTCGTGCACCACCCGGAGGCGGCGACGGCGCTGGCCCAGACCCCGGAGCAGGCCCGGACGCAGGGGACGCCTCCGGAGACGACACAGCCGCTCGGCGCGCGGAGCTGA
- a CDS encoding response regulator: protein MSRPVLVVDDDTDLREALEEVLRDAGYTVFGAGNGLQALEVLRREPVTPALVLLDMMMPVMDGATFGRQMRQVEAWRDIPVLVFSASANARQVAEEMGACGYLRKPVDVETLLKAVASNKVPEAV, encoded by the coding sequence GTGAGTCGGCCGGTGTTGGTGGTGGATGACGACACGGACCTGCGGGAGGCGCTGGAGGAGGTCTTGCGCGACGCGGGCTACACCGTGTTCGGCGCGGGCAACGGCCTGCAGGCGCTGGAGGTGCTCCGCCGGGAGCCGGTGACGCCGGCCCTGGTCCTGCTGGACATGATGATGCCGGTGATGGACGGCGCCACCTTCGGCCGGCAGATGCGCCAGGTGGAGGCCTGGCGGGACATCCCCGTGCTCGTCTTCTCCGCCTCCGCCAACGCGCGCCAGGTCGCCGAGGAGATGGGCGCCTGCGGCTACCTGCGCAAGCCGGTGGACGTGGAGACGCTCCTCAAGGCCGTGGCGTCCAACAAGGTCCCCGAAGCCGTCTGA
- a CDS encoding sensor histidine kinase, with translation MTPFRLLLVEDSVNDAALVTAELEQAGYLPMARRVETLEALRDALATGPWDLVLCDYRLPRFTALDVLSLLHAQGRDVPLIVLSSELSEDQAVTLMKAGARDCFSKDRMARLGPAVARELDETRVRRERARADVDRDILSKASELLTASLEQAARLDQLVQLMVPRVADWCAFFLQDPDQGGLRLVALAHPDAERRAHAWKLDQRFPLDPQAAAGPSHVLRTGQPEFMPDVRKRPEPITRDAAHQRAIDGLGLRSVVNVALPGNEGRLGVLSMGTLGERTLALVDLALAQELARRTGLVLENARLFQEAREAVRLRDEFLTVAAHELRTPLTTLRLQLGTLLQRSEAHRLEPDVVTRLERSVRQVRRLGTLVEGLLDVSQLSSGELSLMPERFDLEELVAEVLDRYQAEARAAGCELRQSPRRGLWGTWDRLRVDQAVAALISNALKFGSGRPVEVDVGREGSFARIQVRDRGIGVPVDQVERIFERFGRAVSSHSYGGLGLGLYLARRAAEAHGGRAWAEPAAGEGARFTLELPLEKETRE, from the coding sequence ATGACGCCCTTCCGGCTGTTGCTCGTGGAGGACAGCGTCAACGATGCGGCGCTGGTGACCGCGGAGCTGGAGCAGGCGGGCTATCTGCCCATGGCCCGGCGCGTGGAGACGCTGGAGGCGCTGCGGGACGCGCTGGCCACCGGGCCCTGGGACCTGGTGCTGTGCGACTACCGGCTGCCGCGCTTCACCGCGCTGGACGTGCTGTCGCTGCTGCACGCGCAGGGGCGGGACGTGCCCCTCATCGTCCTGTCCAGCGAGCTGAGCGAGGACCAGGCCGTCACGCTGATGAAGGCGGGCGCGCGCGACTGCTTCTCCAAGGACCGGATGGCCCGGCTGGGCCCGGCGGTGGCGCGCGAGCTGGATGAGACGCGCGTGCGGCGCGAGCGCGCGCGGGCGGACGTGGACCGGGACATCCTGTCCAAGGCCAGCGAGCTGCTCACCGCGTCCCTGGAGCAGGCGGCGCGGTTGGACCAGCTGGTGCAGCTGATGGTGCCCCGGGTGGCGGACTGGTGCGCCTTCTTCCTCCAGGACCCGGACCAGGGCGGCCTGCGGCTGGTGGCGCTGGCGCACCCGGACGCGGAGCGGCGCGCCCATGCCTGGAAGCTGGACCAGCGCTTTCCGCTGGACCCCCAGGCCGCCGCGGGGCCCTCGCACGTGCTGCGCACCGGCCAGCCGGAGTTCATGCCGGACGTGCGCAAGCGCCCGGAGCCCATCACCCGGGACGCGGCGCACCAGCGCGCCATCGACGGGCTGGGGCTGCGCTCGGTGGTGAACGTGGCCCTGCCCGGCAACGAGGGCCGGCTGGGCGTGCTGTCCATGGGCACGCTGGGGGAGCGCACGCTCGCGCTGGTGGACCTGGCGCTGGCGCAGGAGCTGGCGCGCAGGACGGGGCTGGTGTTGGAGAACGCGCGGCTCTTCCAGGAGGCGCGCGAGGCGGTGCGCCTGCGCGACGAGTTCCTCACCGTGGCCGCGCACGAGCTGCGCACGCCGCTCACCACGCTGCGGCTGCAGCTGGGCACGCTCCTGCAGCGCTCGGAGGCGCACCGGCTGGAGCCGGACGTGGTGACGCGCCTGGAGCGCAGCGTGCGCCAGGTGCGCCGGCTGGGCACGCTGGTGGAGGGCCTCCTGGACGTGTCGCAGCTGTCCAGCGGCGAGCTGTCGCTCATGCCCGAGCGCTTCGACCTGGAGGAGCTGGTCGCCGAGGTGCTGGACCGCTACCAGGCGGAGGCCCGCGCGGCCGGGTGCGAGCTGCGCCAGTCTCCCCGCCGCGGACTGTGGGGGACGTGGGACCGGCTTCGGGTGGACCAGGCGGTGGCGGCGTTGATATCCAACGCGCTCAAGTTCGGGTCGGGACGGCCGGTGGAGGTGGACGTGGGGCGGGAAGGGAGCTTCGCGCGCATCCAGGTGCGCGACCGGGGCATCGGCGTGCCCGTGGACCAGGTGGAGCGCATCTTCGAGCGCTTCGGCCGCGCGGTCAGCTCGCACTCGTATGGAGGCCTGGGCCTGGGGCTCTACCTCGCCCGCCGCGCCGCGGAGGCGCACGGTGGACGGGCCTGGGCGGAGCCCGCCGCCGGAGAGGGCGCGCGCTTCACGCTGGAGCTGCCGCTGGAGAAGGAGACGCGCGAGTGA
- a CDS encoding DUF2378 family protein, with the protein MDRGPVEGSTRAAGWAEQFAAWHLTERCLAATPEDGARGMFFQGVVGVVNFLQGEEAGAKCLAASGLKELNAAELYPVTRFLEMTAEVTRVLRPQLGDWEQALRYIGTQATVDFLASMFGRELMQAAAGNPWRMLQHMAEGYRAAVTYGERSVLWTGDHSARFVMRRDFMPAPYHEGVLQAALEAVGAQDVQVHGRQLSLLDTEYDVSW; encoded by the coding sequence ATGGATCGCGGACCGGTGGAAGGTTCGACGAGGGCGGCGGGCTGGGCGGAGCAGTTCGCGGCGTGGCACCTGACGGAACGGTGCCTGGCCGCGACCCCGGAAGACGGGGCGCGCGGGATGTTCTTCCAGGGCGTGGTGGGGGTGGTGAATTTCCTCCAGGGCGAGGAGGCCGGGGCGAAGTGCCTGGCGGCGTCCGGACTGAAGGAGCTCAACGCCGCGGAGCTGTACCCGGTGACGCGCTTCCTGGAGATGACGGCCGAGGTGACGCGGGTCCTGCGCCCGCAGCTGGGCGACTGGGAGCAGGCGCTGCGGTACATCGGGACGCAGGCCACGGTGGACTTCCTGGCCTCCATGTTCGGCCGGGAGCTGATGCAGGCCGCCGCCGGCAACCCCTGGCGGATGCTCCAGCACATGGCCGAGGGCTACCGCGCCGCGGTGACCTACGGCGAGCGCAGCGTCCTCTGGACGGGAGACCACAGCGCCCGCTTCGTGATGCGCCGGGACTTCATGCCCGCGCCGTACCACGAGGGCGTGCTCCAGGCCGCCCTGGAGGCCGTGGGCGCCCAGGATGTCCAGGTGCACGGGCGGCAGCTGTCCCTGCTGGACACCGAGTACGACGTTTCCTGGTAA
- a CDS encoding pyridoxal-phosphate-dependent aminotransferase family protein, which yields MRDLLMIPGPVDVDADVLQALSGPVPGHLDAGFIATFGRALKRLREVSLAPGAQPFVVSGSGTLAMELAVANLIEPGDRALVVNTGYFSDRMAHILERHGAKVTHVRAASVGSAPDVAQVEAELRGGGFKLMTVTHVDTSTAVLAPVEPLVKAARQHGVLAVVDGVCATAGEAFHQDAWGADVYLTASQKAVGVPPGLALLTVSPRAIAAWKARKAPVASVYADWAEWLPIMEAYEAGKPAYFATPPTSLVCALDVSLGQILAEGMEARFERHRRMARAFRAAWSALGLKLVPTSEDVAANTLSAVYYPDGVDASLVGRVKAQGVAIAGGLHPEIKPRYFRVGHMNRVSPGDVLVTVGAIERALHAAGHRTATAGTAVAAAQAALSG from the coding sequence GTGAGAGACCTGTTGATGATTCCCGGGCCGGTGGACGTGGACGCGGACGTGTTGCAGGCCTTGTCCGGGCCGGTGCCCGGGCACCTGGACGCGGGCTTCATCGCCACCTTCGGCCGGGCCCTCAAGCGCCTGCGCGAGGTGTCGCTCGCGCCCGGCGCCCAGCCCTTCGTCGTCTCCGGCAGCGGCACCCTGGCCATGGAACTCGCCGTGGCCAACCTCATCGAGCCCGGCGACCGCGCGCTGGTGGTGAACACCGGCTACTTCAGCGACCGCATGGCCCACATCCTGGAGCGCCACGGCGCGAAGGTGACGCACGTGCGCGCGGCCAGCGTGGGCAGCGCCCCGGACGTGGCCCAGGTGGAGGCGGAGCTGCGCGGCGGCGGCTTCAAGCTGATGACCGTCACCCACGTGGACACCTCCACCGCGGTGCTCGCGCCCGTGGAGCCGCTGGTGAAGGCCGCGCGCCAGCACGGCGTCCTGGCCGTGGTGGACGGCGTGTGCGCCACCGCCGGTGAAGCCTTCCACCAGGACGCGTGGGGCGCGGACGTGTACCTCACCGCCAGCCAGAAGGCGGTGGGCGTGCCGCCGGGCCTGGCGCTCCTCACCGTGAGCCCCCGCGCCATCGCCGCGTGGAAGGCGCGCAAGGCGCCCGTCGCCAGCGTGTACGCGGACTGGGCGGAGTGGCTTCCCATCATGGAGGCCTACGAAGCCGGCAAGCCCGCCTACTTCGCCACCCCGCCCACGTCCCTGGTGTGCGCGTTGGACGTCAGCCTGGGACAGATCCTGGCGGAGGGCATGGAGGCCCGCTTCGAGCGCCACCGCCGCATGGCCCGCGCCTTCCGCGCCGCCTGGAGCGCGCTGGGCCTCAAGCTCGTCCCCACCTCGGAGGACGTGGCCGCCAACACCCTGAGCGCCGTGTACTACCCGGACGGCGTGGACGCGTCGCTCGTGGGCCGCGTGAAGGCGCAGGGGGTGGCCATCGCCGGCGGCCTCCACCCTGAAATCAAGCCGCGCTACTTCCGCGTGGGCCACATGAACCGCGTCAGCCCCGGGGACGTGCTCGTCACCGTGGGCGCCATCGAGCGCGCCCTCCACGCCGCCGGCCACCGCACCGCCACCGCCGGAACCGCCGTCGCCGCCGCCCAGGCCGCCCTCTCCGGGTAG